The Metopolophium dirhodum isolate CAU chromosome 4, ASM1992520v1, whole genome shotgun sequence DNA window GTGTCCTGCTTGTCAAgctctaattattaatattataaatttatagtgttaaaaatgattcaatattgacaataaatttgtattcttACTTCGTCTACATCAGTTCCAAATGCAACTGGATTTGAAATAGCTTCTGATATTTCTTTGGATAAATCTTGTGACTCTGCTATATCATCCATCATATTGTGAACATCATCAACATTCCTATAACAAGatcagtaattttaataaacaattttcaaaccgTATTGAAGCTATATTAGAAAACGTTTCCTACATAGGTATTTCATCATTTCTTAATgcttagtattttttttgtggtaGTTCAATATAAACCGGTAATATTCCAATTATCTTTGAATTAGTATCAATTaggtgatatattatttatattttatgattattcaattaataaaataaatattacattttttttctacaaatttaataataagagCACTTTTGTATCCATAATTTgtgtagttttaattttaagttaacacctacattttaaattgcatattttGGAGTTTTTAAGGATATAAATCAGATTCCaactaattagtttaataaccaaaaatattctacaataaatgatatcaataatatgaGGACTTATTTGTAAGTAAAAACCTATGTTAATTATgtaataagattttaaatactttatgtataaaaaataatatagatattgtggaataaaataaatatataatgaatagaaaataataatagtaggttgAACCTACTCAacgaagaatataatataacaaaatgtaatgCTTAGGTAATACCTgtgattgttttaatttttgtctttttttttgtaatatatttatagttatgtaATGAAAAATATGGTTTAGAGTTTtagacaaaataattaaaatggcaAGAAGTTCAAAAAACCCTAATGTATCCTTAATAATGActggaaaattaaattactagttagtagttaccAGTGACTAAACaaatctttataaataaaaatattatgactcaTTCAAacctataatttttatcaagatattaaataaaattacctaattaaGTAGTAGAAGAGTagaataataaaagttaatgtCAACATTAAATGatacattgttataatttagGATTGTCTGTTTTATATTAGAttcttataaaaacaatattgaaattattgaagTTTAGTTTTGTTAAGTTCATTTAATTTGCtcaataatttctttatttaagGTACATAGATAAACTGATAATAAACATgcaacttttttattatttaagaacctTAAATGTGTTATATGCTTATAACACATTCAGTGGCATGGTGACAAAATTTCAAACCCTATCcacaaatagttaaaaattagcatataatataatatataatatcatatagataACATATTTCTAAAGGTGACACAATTGGATCAAGTAAACACCGGTTACCACACCACTGAACACATTCAGTACAGTatcattatcaaaattatatataaaggaATATGTTTACAACATACAATATTGGAAACATAATTTCCAAAACTAGCACGCGGAGAAGccgattaaatatataaattgtgtaaCCCTTGTTATtgacttttatatttaaaatatgctacctaatattgaatttaagaaACAACCTTAAGCGATTTATGAATAGTGATAGAaactatacaaatttatatataatataagtatcattTAAATGGGTACCTAATAGGAATATGATAATTTCAggattatatacaatttacttaaacaattaaatagctAAGTTTAACCTGATCAACATAGATCAATAACAATTAAACTTACATATTTTGATGAGCCGATTTAAGTGCATCCGCTGCTGTTTTCATCGTAGTTAATACTGCTGTATTTGTGTTAGCACCTTCTAATGCCTCTCTCTGTTGTTCAATAGTTAACATGGTACCATCAATTTGCGCTAGTTGTTGTTCGTACCGTTTCTTACGCTTCAATGCTTGTAATGCAGCTGAAaaccaataacaaaaatgtacaatacaactaaaaaagtaaaaattatgtgTTAAGTCATAACGTCAACTTACCTCGTTTATTAGttgtaccattttttttttgctatcgCTACTtcttgttcaatttttttttctaaaaattcttgtttttttatcaGCATCTCTTCTGTGGATCGAAGCTTTTGTATCGCATCTTCAGTTGATGGTCCTTTCTCTTCCTTTTTGCTACCGAAAATCTTACCCAGGAAACTCatagtgtacaatatattatttatatttactttattaacCTATTTATGCAATGAACATAATCATTCAAAGATAccgtatacaaattacaagtagTCAATAGTCAATAATCAACAGTCACAAAAACACAAACGAATAACGATAAGTCGCACTAAATTTGCGTAGAAGGCAAAAGCGAAGAACTAAAGAAATTTCGAAAGATAATGATAAAAGATTTTTATTGTTGTCATTGGTGGTCATCTGTTATTCTGTTAAAATCATTCCATTCCAAAAGCCAAAATGATTGACGATGAAAACACCGTAATTGATAACCTATAATCAAAGACGCTGTAGCAACATTTCAAAGAGTACACAaaaatagttcaataatttaataggtaggaaattattaaaaaattatattaattattaatataatataactagctgAATAACCCGGCGTTGCCctggaaaaaaattgtgattaattaaCTCCTTTTAATTCGCTGTGCATAGGTATGGaagaaaaatcatattattgccTTTGAGTTTCGCTTATGGTTATgcgaacagtatattatcaggtaggcaatctacctatGGTAGATTGCGGACCCAGCGAGATGGGAGAATAGGGAGATAGAATATAGCCTATATTAGTACAGCTttgcagttgaaaaaaaatttgtttacagTGTACCTAAAATAGTATTGAAGTCATAGTTGATCATCCCGGAATTTtagaagtatttaatatttatattatattaatatattttggggggttattttattttatttttacggacAAACCAGCGTAATACCTAGCGTacctagctttgtgaaataattcgcaTATATAACCTGCAACCAAaggcaaccattaataaacaaaaaaaaagtttccttTTCTACCGTGAATCTTAAGATACATGTTTTACCACCTCTTTAAAAAGCAAATAtcagaaaatcctttcttattgcataACTAGATCATTAGAGGAACCATTAGGCACTATTGCactattgttatattctgtgatTGCACTAAGTATTCCAAATATCAAATTCGtacgtattgtatattaaaaccaatatttcTTGATAGATGGCGCCACTGTTATATTCTTACAACCCCTTATTTTTCCCTTTAGTGAtagaatttccaaaaatcctttcttagcaAACGCCTAATACGTCACAATAGCTATCTATAGACCGAATTTCAGCCAGATCCATCAAGTGGTTCCGGTTAGTCGATGATGAATCACTCATCAGGACAAgtcgttttatataatatatagatggaCATGTTTTCTACAAATAAAACTATAGACCGGCTTACGAATAGTAAGCGTTGAAGTTTACGGACTGAGTTTAATAATTGATCTTTCTGACCGTTTTTGATAAGTGATTGTCAAACTTATTGGAGTGgtttttaaaactgtaattaagggtaattaagtaatttttgaattaacttaacCACGCAGTTacctatattagatattttagttAGTGTATTCGTAGTCGACAGTCAGTTGGTGTCTTATCTAATTTGCATCAAAATAGGTGATAATGACATTCGTGAAACAATTTATATCAAggtcaaatatttatatttgtaagtaCCATCAAATTAAGCATCCAAAAAACGCTTGGGATCTGAACTGCATTTATGCCAAACTTGAAGTTTTATACTCTATGATTTAAAACGCAATTTTTTATGTACCTTCTCAGAAAATGCGgagttatttaattaatcatattaattacaataacaattattgttaaacaaTGTTTGTTAAGAGTATTTAAACTGAACTTGGATTCTCATAATATGAATTCATATaagtcaattattaattaatatagaaatacaatttcattgtactatttatatatcacttaaaaatattccTACTCACCACCCCCATAAACAAGCTTCAGATCTGTCTCTGCGTATGATTTATACAAGAATCAATACTGCTAAGATAGAAATAATGTGAACacagtcccccccccccctaaactGCAATATCATAATGTGGGAAAACTGGTCTTATTTTGAAAGACAAATCTGCCATCTGTGATGGAGCTAATTTCAAACAACTAAAAATCCAATTAAAAGGAGTGTTGTAAAAATCACAGAATTATCTAATATTCTATAGTAAAAATCTTATAATTTGTGTATAAGTTTttctcggcgcttttgaaaactactgggaatatgatatttttatctcttcaatgcaccaactagattcactttctcatcgaacaatatactgaagttgaaaatagaagcattatttcgactacttatcgtgtacatacacaaaaaaaaaacaaatcattgtaaaatcaatacaatatatataggtactggcATTTTTGTGACTGTTTGATAGTTATcttgtatgatatttatatcAAAGATAGCATTACTCAACAAAGTATcgaaaattcacaaaaataatttataaaatattaaatataggctGGAGTAAATTATTACCCCA harbors:
- the LOC132943689 gene encoding LOW QUALITY PROTEIN: charged multivesicular body protein 4b-like (The sequence of the model RefSeq protein was modified relative to this genomic sequence to represent the inferred CDS: deleted 1 base in 1 codon), which gives rise to MSFLGKIFGSKKEEKGPSTEDAIQKLRSTEEMLIKKQEFLEKKIEQEVAIAKKNGTTNKRAALQALKRKKRYEQQLAQIDGTMLTIEQQREALEGANTNTAVLTTMKTAADALKSAHQNMNVDDVHNMMDDIAESQDLSKEISEAISNPVAFGTDVDEDELQKELEELEQEELDKELLNTGKTPVNDLPTPAVPTFEPSGRGKAKTKAEEDDDEMKELANWAS